The following coding sequences are from one Canis lupus baileyi chromosome 19, mCanLup2.hap1, whole genome shotgun sequence window:
- the LOC140610410 gene encoding serine protease 44-like isoform X1, which translates to MASPGGRSLGLLLWLLLLPPPLGASSPSSSPSSSPSSAPSSPGGGPEGPGASVWRAAGPPATSRPHEAATPPQVVPVTPRASGSYAAVTEAQPTRTKPLLTTGCGHRSMRIIGGLPAPERKWPWQVSLQINEKHMCGASLIASRWVLTAAHCIFGYVEYTVKMGDIYMRHTSDMAVKIPVQDIVIHKDYNPLGLIENDIALVLLEFPVNFSTYIHPVCLPEKAFLVQAGTECWVTGWGKLSEKDSSQETTEELQEAELNIIRYERCNEILQTQLETSSDVVKKGMLCGYNVQGKDACQVSSWALGCLAALLFSHNVLIHRQRGLCYPPAVLFTLNSHQGDSRGQAAKAQLGWPAWLLQWEGLVLPGGGVGRGGEIQAENIKTASHNF; encoded by the exons ATGGCGTCCCCGGGCGGCCGCTCGCTGGGCCTCCTGCTCTGGCTCCTGCTCCTCCCGCCTCCGCTCGGGGCGTCCTCCCCGTCGTCCTCCCCGTCGTCCTCCCCGTCGTCGGCCCCGTCGTCCCCGGGGGGCGGCCCTGAGGGCCCGGGCGCCAGCGTGTGGAGGGCTGCGGGGCCGCCGGCGACCTCCAGGCCGCACGAGGCTGCCACACCCCCGCAAGTGGTGCCGGTCACCCCACGTGCCTCTGGCTCCTACGCGGCTGTGACCGAGGCACAGCCAACACGAACGAAGCCGCTGCTCACTACAG GATGCGGCCACAGGTCTATGAGGATAATTGGTGGATTGCCCGCTCCAGAGCGAAAGTGGCCCTGGCAGGTGAGCCTACAGATCAATGAAAAGCACATGTGCGGAGCCTCCCTCATTGCCAGTCGGTGGGTGCTGACCGCGGCCCACTGCATATTTGG CTACGTGGAATACACGGTGAAGATGGGAGACATCTACATGAGGCATACCTCCGATATGGCAGTCAAGATCCCCGTCCAGGACATCGTTATTCACAAAGATTACAATCCTCTTGGAttaattgagaatgatattgctCTCGTTCTGCTTGAGTTCCCTGTGAATTTTTCCACCTACATCCATCCCGTGTGCCTCCCTGAAAAGGCATTCTTGGTGCAAGCTGGTACAGAGTGCTGGGTGACTGGATGGGGAAAGCTTAGCGAAAAAG ATTCATCTCAAGAAACTACAGAGGAACTTCAGGAGGCCGAGCTAAACATTATCCGTTATGAGAGATGTAATGAGATACTCCAAACACAGTTGGAAACTAGTAGTGACGTAGTCAAGAAAGGGATGCTGTGTGGTTATAATGTCCAAGGAAAGGATGCCTGCCAGGTCAGTTCATGGGCCCTTGGCTGTCTTGCTGCTTTGTTGTTCTCTCACAATGTCCTCATTCACAGGCAGCGTGGCTTATGTTATCCACCGGCCGTTCTGTTCACCCTTAATTCACATCAAGGGGACTCAAGGGGACAAGCCGCCAAGGCCCAGCTGGGCTGGCCTGCCTGGCTCCTTCAGTGGGAGGGTCTGGTGCTCcctggggggggggttgggagaggaggggagattCAAGCAGAAAATATCAAAACTGCAAGTCACAACTTTTGA
- the LOC140610410 gene encoding serine protease 44-like isoform X2 — protein sequence MASPGGRSLGLLLWLLLLPPPLGASSPSSSPSSSPSSAPSSPGGGPEGPGASVWRAAGPPATSRPHEAATPPQVVPVTPRASGSYAAVTEAQPTRTKPLLTTGCGHRSMRIIGGLPAPERKWPWQVSLQINEKHMCGASLIASRWVLTAAHCIFGYVEYTVKMGDIYMRHTSDMAVKIPVQDIVIHKDYNPLGLIENDIALVLLEFPVNFSTYIHPVCLPEKAFLVQAGTECWVTGWGKLSEKDSSQETTEELQEAELNIIRYERCNEILQTQLETSSDVVKKGMLCGYNVQGKDACQGDSGGPLACEFNETWVQVGIVSWGIGCGRKNYPGIYTEVSLYRDWVIDHLSQACSWDSAGFFPLLCLVLPLGILVAP from the exons ATGGCGTCCCCGGGCGGCCGCTCGCTGGGCCTCCTGCTCTGGCTCCTGCTCCTCCCGCCTCCGCTCGGGGCGTCCTCCCCGTCGTCCTCCCCGTCGTCCTCCCCGTCGTCGGCCCCGTCGTCCCCGGGGGGCGGCCCTGAGGGCCCGGGCGCCAGCGTGTGGAGGGCTGCGGGGCCGCCGGCGACCTCCAGGCCGCACGAGGCTGCCACACCCCCGCAAGTGGTGCCGGTCACCCCACGTGCCTCTGGCTCCTACGCGGCTGTGACCGAGGCACAGCCAACACGAACGAAGCCGCTGCTCACTACAG GATGCGGCCACAGGTCTATGAGGATAATTGGTGGATTGCCCGCTCCAGAGCGAAAGTGGCCCTGGCAGGTGAGCCTACAGATCAATGAAAAGCACATGTGCGGAGCCTCCCTCATTGCCAGTCGGTGGGTGCTGACCGCGGCCCACTGCATATTTGG CTACGTGGAATACACGGTGAAGATGGGAGACATCTACATGAGGCATACCTCCGATATGGCAGTCAAGATCCCCGTCCAGGACATCGTTATTCACAAAGATTACAATCCTCTTGGAttaattgagaatgatattgctCTCGTTCTGCTTGAGTTCCCTGTGAATTTTTCCACCTACATCCATCCCGTGTGCCTCCCTGAAAAGGCATTCTTGGTGCAAGCTGGTACAGAGTGCTGGGTGACTGGATGGGGAAAGCTTAGCGAAAAAG ATTCATCTCAAGAAACTACAGAGGAACTTCAGGAGGCCGAGCTAAACATTATCCGTTATGAGAGATGTAATGAGATACTCCAAACACAGTTGGAAACTAGTAGTGACGTAGTCAAGAAAGGGATGCTGTGTGGTTATAATGTCCAAGGAAAGGATGCCTGCCAG ggAGATTCTGGGGGGCCCCTGGCCTGTGAATTTAATGAAACATGGGTCCAGGTGGGGATTGTGAGCTGGGGCATTGGCTGTGGTCGTAAAAATTATCCTGGAATTTATACAGAAGTTAGTTTGTATAGGGACTGGGTCATTGATCACTTGAGTCAGGCTTGCTCTTGGGACTCAGCAGGCTTCTTCCCACTTCTGTGCCTGGTGCTGCCGCTGGGAATCCTGGTGGCCCCATGA
- the LOC140610412 gene encoding serine protease 43-like gives MTPASSEAPSPPGHQESPRMPIPTAAPRLLALAVGEAPESHQTTEYEPLSPQVSQLECGPKSTRRACSVPASDKKWPWQVSLQARDKHVCGGSLIAHQWVLTAANCIIGHEEYTVRLGDNLLQPHSETALVVPVEDILCHHFFDDKTLRHDIALVFLASSVNYSSSIRPVSLPRRVLQVEAKTECWVTGWGHLEKGASAMVPVHLQESKQLILHYRKCNQILQAQLGTLRTLVKQGMICGYQEEKGPCKRTTP, from the exons ATGACCCCGGCAAGCTCAGAGGCGCCCTCGCCACCAGGGCACCAGGAGTCCCCGCGGATGCCAATACCCACTGCAGCCCCACGGCTTCTAGCGCTCGCAGTGGGAGAGGCCCCGGAGTCCCATCAGACCACTGAGTATGAACCACTGTCTCCTCAAG TGAGTCAGCTAGAATGTGGCCCCAAGTCTACGAGGAGAGCCTGTTCAGTGCCCGCCTCAGACAAGAAGTGGCCCTGGCAGGTGAGCCTGCAGGCCCGGGATAAACATGTATGTGGAGGCTCCCTCATTGCTCATCAGTGGGTGCTGACCGCCGCCAACTGCATAATTGG CCACGAGGAATATACAGTGAGGCTGGGAGACAACTTGTTACAACCTCATTCCGAAACGGCACTGGTGGTTCCAGTTGAAGACATCCTTTGCCATCACTTTTTTGATGATAAAACTTTGAGACATGACATTGCCCTTGTTTTCCTGGCCTCCTCTGTGAATTACTCTTCATCCATCCGTCCTGTGTCCCTCCCTAGAAGGGTTCTCCAAGTGGAAGCTAAGACAGAGTGCTGGGTGACTGGCTGGGGCCACCTGGAAAAAGGAG CTTCAGCAATGGTACCGGTTCACCTTCAGGAGAGCAAGCAGCTCATTCTTCACTACAGGAAATGCAACCAGATATTACAGGCACAGTTAGGAACACTTCGCACCCTAGTGAAACAAGGGATGATCTGTGGCTATCAAGAGGAGAAGGGTCCCTGCAAG AGGACCACACCGTAG